One stretch of Methyloversatilis sp. RAC08 DNA includes these proteins:
- the moaA gene encoding GTP 3',8-cyclase MoaA, translating to MSEKIIHLLDTRTAARTAAVVPDHPIPATGRLDDTRGRAVRDLRISVTDRCNFRCVYCMPKSVFDKDYPYLARAELLSFEEIERIASLFVAHGVNKLRITGGEPLLRKNIEQLIERLARLPVEITLTTNGTLLPQKARALRDAGLTRVTVSLDAMDDDTFRRMNDVDFPVSQVLEGIDAAHAAGLTPIKVNMVVKRGTNDHAIVPMARHFKDSGHIVRFIEFMDVGSSNGWKMDEVLPSAEVIARIHADMPLEPIGANYPGEVAQRWRHVDGSGEIGVISSVTQAFCSSCTRIRLSTEGKIYTCLFATEGHDLRALLRAGRSDADIASAIGAIWQARGDRYSEIRTADTAARRKIEMSYIGG from the coding sequence ATGAGCGAAAAGATCATACATCTGCTGGACACCCGTACCGCCGCGCGCACCGCGGCGGTCGTGCCCGACCACCCGATACCGGCCACCGGCCGGCTGGACGACACGCGCGGCCGCGCGGTACGCGACCTGCGCATTTCGGTCACCGACCGCTGCAATTTCCGCTGCGTCTATTGCATGCCGAAAAGCGTGTTCGACAAGGACTACCCGTATCTGGCCCGCGCCGAACTGTTGAGTTTCGAAGAGATCGAACGCATCGCCTCGCTGTTCGTGGCGCATGGTGTAAACAAGCTGCGCATCACCGGTGGCGAGCCGCTGCTGCGCAAGAACATCGAACAGCTGATCGAGCGCCTGGCGCGGCTGCCGGTCGAAATCACGCTCACCACCAACGGCACCCTGCTGCCGCAGAAGGCACGCGCACTGCGCGATGCCGGGCTGACACGCGTGACCGTCAGCCTCGACGCGATGGACGACGACACCTTCCGTCGCATGAACGACGTCGACTTTCCGGTCAGCCAGGTGCTCGAAGGCATCGATGCCGCGCATGCAGCCGGACTCACGCCGATCAAGGTGAACATGGTGGTCAAGCGCGGCACCAATGACCATGCCATCGTGCCCATGGCGCGCCACTTCAAGGACAGCGGCCACATCGTGCGCTTCATCGAATTCATGGACGTCGGCTCCAGCAACGGCTGGAAGATGGACGAAGTGCTGCCGAGTGCCGAGGTCATCGCGCGCATCCACGCCGACATGCCGCTGGAGCCGATCGGTGCGAATTACCCCGGAGAAGTCGCCCAGCGCTGGCGCCATGTCGATGGCAGCGGCGAGATCGGTGTCATTTCTTCGGTCACCCAGGCCTTCTGTTCGAGCTGCACGCGGATCAGGCTGTCGACAGAAGGAAAGATCTACACCTGCCTGTTCGCCACCGAAGGCCACGACCTGCGCGCGCTGCTGCGCGCCGGTCGCAGCGACGCGGACATCGCGTCGGCCATCGGCGCGATCTGGCAGGCGCGAGGCGATCGTTATTCCGAAATCCGCACCGCCGACACGGCCGCCCGGCGCAAGATCGAAATGTCCTACATCGGTGGCTGA
- a CDS encoding formate dehydrogenase accessory sulfurtransferase FdhD codes for MQRPLLTDAARPATIEIPAINERGETVPTAIAGEHALTLYLDKRELVTLMTLGGAPEALVIGWLRNQRMLASIDDIVSVQVDWEVNAAAITTRHGVADLDARMATRTVTTGCGQGTVFGDLMEDIEKIRLPADARLTESALYAMLDVVRTHETIYKQAGAVHGCALFRGAELLYFVEDVGRHNAVDAIAGHMWLDGVDGGDKIFYTTGRLTSEMVIKAAQMGIPFLVSRSGLTQMGYDIARQVGITMIGRSQGKHYLLLTGMDRFLRDGAAT; via the coding sequence ATGCAAAGACCCTTGCTGACCGACGCCGCCCGCCCTGCCACGATCGAAATCCCGGCCATCAACGAGCGTGGCGAAACGGTACCGACCGCCATCGCCGGCGAACATGCGCTGACGTTGTATCTGGACAAGCGCGAACTGGTGACGCTGATGACGCTCGGCGGCGCGCCGGAGGCGCTGGTGATCGGCTGGCTGCGCAACCAGCGCATGCTGGCGTCGATCGACGACATCGTGTCGGTGCAGGTGGACTGGGAAGTCAATGCCGCCGCCATCACCACGCGTCATGGCGTGGCCGATCTCGACGCGCGCATGGCCACCCGCACGGTGACCACCGGCTGCGGCCAGGGCACGGTGTTCGGCGACCTGATGGAAGACATCGAGAAGATCCGCCTGCCGGCCGACGCCCGCCTGACCGAAAGCGCGCTGTATGCCATGCTTGACGTCGTGCGCACGCACGAAACCATCTACAAGCAGGCCGGCGCGGTGCACGGTTGTGCGCTGTTCCGCGGCGCCGAGTTGCTGTACTTCGTCGAGGATGTCGGTCGTCACAATGCCGTCGATGCCATCGCCGGTCACATGTGGCTGGATGGCGTTGACGGCGGCGACAAGATTTTCTACACCACCGGACGGCTGACTTCGGAAATGGTCATCAAGGCGGCGCAGATGGGCATCCCTTTCCTGGTGTCGCGCTCGGGCCTCACGCAGATGGGTTATGACATCGCACGCCAGGTCGGCATCACGATGATCGGCCGCTCACAGGGCAAGCACTATCTGCTGCTGACCGGCATGGATCGCTTCCTTCGCGACGGAGCGGCCACATGA
- the mobA gene encoding molybdenum cofactor guanylyltransferase MobA, with protein MNAGITGLVLAGGLGRRMGGIDKGLQEFRGEPMVAQVIRRFAPQVDALIVNANQNIERYAAFGHPVVPDVITGYAGPLAGLHAGLNACRTPLLVTSPCDSPFLPLDLVARLHEALEREGADLAVARTGEQSHPVFSLVRRHVLPGLTDFLDGGGRKVDLWYSALKVVEVSFDDQPDAFANINTLNELAALSVRPDTP; from the coding sequence ATGAACGCGGGCATCACCGGACTGGTGCTGGCCGGCGGGCTCGGCCGTCGCATGGGCGGCATCGACAAGGGGCTGCAGGAATTCCGCGGCGAACCCATGGTGGCGCAGGTCATCCGCCGCTTCGCGCCACAGGTCGATGCACTGATCGTCAACGCCAACCAGAACATCGAGCGCTACGCCGCCTTCGGCCACCCGGTCGTGCCCGACGTCATCACCGGCTATGCAGGCCCGCTGGCGGGCCTGCATGCCGGCCTGAACGCCTGCCGCACACCGCTGCTGGTCACCAGCCCGTGCGACTCGCCCTTCCTGCCGCTCGATCTGGTCGCCCGCCTGCATGAAGCACTGGAGCGCGAAGGCGCCGACCTCGCGGTCGCGCGCACCGGCGAACAGTCGCATCCGGTGTTCAGCCTGGTGCGGCGCCACGTCCTGCCCGGCCTGACCGATTTTCTCGACGGCGGCGGGCGCAAGGTCGATCTCTGGTATTCGGCATTGAAGGTGGTTGAAGTCAGCTTCGACGACCAGCCCGATGCCTTCGCCAACATCAATACGCTGAACGAACTGGCCGCACTTTCCGTGCGCCCCGACACGCCATGA